In Nitrospira sp., the DNA window CCATCCAGCGGGGTACGTGGCCAACGCCGCATGCGGTGCGGGTGAAGGTGGCGGTGGTTGAGGAATTAGACTATTTGAAGTACACCGTGCTTGCATTGCAGGGCGGTAGCCCCGGACAGCAGCTCTCAATGTCCAAATTGCTTACGCGGCACATTGCGGACTGCAAATTGGAGATTGCGAACAAAGAAAACATGCTAAATGATCGGCTGGACGTCATGATTGGCCCCTTTATCGGTCCGTTGGCGCATCTGTTCAAGCAATTAGATGCCTGGATGAACGAATCCAAGTCCGCATTGCGTCAGGAAATTCGAGAAAAATTAAAACTCTAGCACGCTCCTCTCCGCTCGCAAGGCCTGTTGATAACCCTGTGGGCAAGTAGTTGTAATCGTACAGTCCCCCATCTGGGACAGGGCTATGCGCGGGACCATTGGGTGATCGATTGTGGCCTATTACTGACTTGCCACAAGGTGTAGCGAGTTTTGGTCTGCTGAGTAGAAATGGATCAGAACTGGCAGGAGGCTGCGGACAGGCTGTGTACGTAAAGAGCAAAAATCATGCAAGCGCGGTGGGGCTAGTCAAGTTGAGAAAAGCCTTGTGACACCAAGAAGAATTCTTCTCAAAACAGTTCGCGGTAGCGTTTGGAATGCACGCCGGACTCATCCGTAAAGCCAATTGCGCCTTTGTCGGGATGTCCGGTGTCGTGTAAATCAACTCGATAATGCCCACGCACATGCTCCATCGCGATTTCAAATTGGACGGCACCCGGATAGAGCTCGCCCGGCGCATGGGCGCCGCGTGATAGGACACCAATGGCTTCAGCCGTCGCATATTTGGTGTCCGAAAAGATGAAAATGTCCGCCACGACGTGCTCACCGAGCTTGTGCTTGTGCGTGGTGGGCGGCAGCATGGTCGCCAACGTATTGGCGAGGCGAGCTTCGCGGAACCGTTTCAGCAGGCCGGCCACCTGGCTGTCCGTGGCCTGTGCCGGAACCAGCACGCCGATCGCGTTGAATTCCTTTACAGTCGTCTTGACCGTGAACATGACCGGCGATAGGTCGCCTTCGTCCATCAGCGACTTGGAGGCCAGTTCCGGATTGGTCGGCGCTTGCGTTGGTTTGCCTTTCGGTGTGGCGAGCCAGATGAGAAACCACAGACCGAGAATGACGGAGAGGATGACGACCAACGGATGGGCGCCAGCACGCTCGCCCTCCACGTAGGGGCCGTTCTGATTGTCGGATGGGGGTGACGGGTTAGGTTCCATGGGCCACTACGCGGGTCGCGACGAGAGTTTTTTCTTGGCTTGTTCCCATAGGGCGTCCATCTCGGTTAGCGTCATCGAGTCGAGTGGCCGGCTCTGCCGGGCGGCTTCCGCTTCGATATAATGGAAGCGGTCGGCGAAGCGGTCTGTAGCCCGCCGCAACGCATCCTCTGGATTCACCTTGAGAAAGCGCGCAAGATTAACTAGCGAGAACAGTACATCGCCCATTTCATCTTCCAGGTGCCGCTGCGCCGTAGCAGTCGGTGTGGTGCCCCGCTCGCGGAGACCGTAGGCGTCGGTCAGTTCTACAATCTCTTCCTTCACTTTGTCCATGACTTGATGCACGCCGTCGCCGTTCTGCGGCCAGTCGAACCCGACGCGTGAGGCCCGGGCCTGGGTTTGGAAGGCCCGCAGCAGCGCGGGGAGTGTTTTGGGCACGCCATCCAACGCGGACTCGGCCCGGCCAGATTCCTTGCGCTCGTTGCGTTTAATCTGCTCCCAGTTCGAATAAACCTGATCTGGTGTCAGCGCGTCGTCCTTCTTCTTATCGAAGACGTGCGGGTGCCGGCGGACCAGCTTATCGGCCAGGACCTGCATGACGTCGTTGATCGTGAAGGTCTTCCGCTCGGCCGCGATTTGGGCGTGGAAGAGCACTTGCAGCAGAATATCGCCGAGCTCTTCTCGGAGTTTCGGCTCATCCTGCTGGTCGATTGTCTCCAGGACCTCGTAGGTCTCTTCCAGCAGATACGGCTTGAGCGAGTCGTGCGTCTGCTTGCGGTCCCATGGGCAGCCGTCCGGCGCCCGGAGCGCCGCCATCAATCGCACAAGTTCGTTAAACCGATCCGACATCGAAAGCTCTCCAACCGGCCGGCATTATACCTGTTTCAATAGGCTGTGTCGCTTGCGCAACACTCGACCCTATGATAGCGTACACGCGGACTTTCTGAAGCAATCGCATGGCAGATAAGGAACACGAACAAAGCTTTGTCGTCCGCGACAAGCGGGGACGCGGGGCGGATGAGCCGGCGCCGGCCGGCTCTGCTGCGACTCCCCCGTCGCAAATGGCTTCGGAGCCGCCAGACGCCGGCCAAGCGCACGAGCACCACCATCCGCCGGTGACCTTTTCGACGTTTGTCTTTTCGCTCAGTACCTCCGCACTCATGCTCATGGGCGAGCAGCTGGATCCACGGCAGGGGAAGATGCCGGTTAATCTGCCACAGGTCAAGGAAATCATCGACATCCTGACCGTGCTCGAGGCCAAAACGAAGGGCAATCTGGACCAGGACGAGCAGGCGATGCTGACGGACATGCTGTATGCCTTGCGCATGAAGTATGTGGATCTTGCATCGGGGAAAAAATCTCCTTCTGTTTCGTGAGCTCGTTCTCAATTCGACGGCCGTCGCCTCCCGTGTTTGAGATATCCGGTATGCGGACCATTCCCCAAAACATCGTTAGCCCGTTTGTCGTCACCATGCTGTGCGCAAGCGGACCGGTTCGGGCTGCAGATGCTCAGCCCGATGTCAAGGCACGTGTGGCGTCGCCGCCCTATGCGGAAAGCTATGGCACCACGCGCGCGCTGATCAAACGGCATGGGCTGCCATCTGTCCGACGGTCGCAGGAGTCCTTGTCTGTGACGCCTGATTTTTCCGAGGCAGTGGTGTCGGGGGTCCCCCAGTGGTACCGCAATTTCCACGTCGCATGGGTGACCGCCGACGTGGGAGCCAGGTTCTGATGCCGGGGCTCTTCGATCTGCCGGTAGAACAGAAGGACGCATCTGTCCACTCGGATAGACTGTCCCTGACGCAGCCGGGCGACTACACGGTGGACCGTGACCGGCGCCGGTCCCACTGGACGCCGATCGGGATCGTGTCACTACTGCTCGTTCCCTGCCTGGCGCTCACTTATTACTACGCGCAGTACACCGTGCCCGGCGTCGGGGAGAGCGAAGGGCTGCTGCCCGATGCGAGCACGGCCTTTGTGCTCCTGCTGTTCAATCTGGATCTAATTGGCCTCGTCATCCTCTCGCTGCTGCTATCCCGCAACCTGATCAAGGCGTATTTCGAGCGGCGGCACAAACTAGTCGGGTCGGGCTTCCGCGCCAAGCTTGTGGCGGCATTCATCGGGTTTGCGCTGATTCCCACGGTGCTGCTGGCGATCGTCGCCAGTGGGTTGGTCACCAAAGCCATGGATGTCTGGTTCAACGAGCAGATCGAGCAGGTGCTGAAGGATTCTGAGGATCTGGCACGCATCCAGCACGAAGGCCGCGTCAATCTGGCGATCAACCATGCGCGGGCCATCAGCCGCGAAATTTATCGCGAAGAATGGATGAAGCGCGATTATCGCGATCTGCTGGTGGCTGGCATGGCACGCAAGCGTGCGGAGCACAATCTGGCCGGCGTGGAGGTCTATTCGGCCAAACAAGAGTTGTTGACCAAGGCGGCCGATCCGCACGTGGCACCCGCCGTGCTCGAGCTGCCGATCGGGCAGTTGGTGCTGCAAGTGATCAGCGCCGGACAGGAGATGACGTCCGTACAGGAGGCGCAGAGTGGCCGGCTGGTCCGGGCTGGCGTCCCCATCGCCTCAAACGCGAAACAGGGCGAACTCGACGGCGTGGTGGTCGTGGACGCCTACGTGCCGGAGTCGTTGCTGGCCAAAATGGAGAGCATTTCCACGCAGTACACCGAATACCGGCAGATCAAGGCCATGCAAACGCCGATTAAGGTGGCGGCCTATCTGTTCGTGGCCGTGATCACGGTTATGATTCTGTTTGGCGCTACCTGGTTTGGGTTCTATGTCGCGCGCGGCATCACGGTGCCAATCCAGCGGCTAGCCGAGGCTACGGAAGCCATCGCGCATGGTGATCTGAACGTGCGGATCAAGGTAAAGGCAACGGACGAGATCGGGACGCTAGTGGAGTCGTTCAATCGCATGACCGACGATCTGCGCTCCAGCAAGACGAAGCTGGAGGAGGTCAACGTCTCGCTGCGGCAGTCCAATACCGAGCTGGACCGCCGACGCGCCTACACAGAGGCGGTGCTGGCGACAGTGGCGGCGGGTGTGCTGTCCATCGACCGCAACGGCGCCATTACGACCGTCAATCCGTCGGCCGAGCGCATCCTCGGCGTCTGGGGCGACCGGCTCAAAGGCCGCTCGGTCAGCGAGACCTTCAAAGAACTCAAGCTTGATCTATTCCAGACAGCCTATGATCGTATTCTCACCAACGCGCTCGATACGCTGACCGCGGAGGGGGCGGTGGAGGTGCAGGGCAAGTCCATGACCACCGTGCTGAACCTTTCACGCATGCGGGATGAGGCGGGCAACGACCTCGGTTTCGTCCTCGTGTTTGAGGACCTGACCGAGCTCATGAAGGCGCAGAAAGTGGCGACTTGGAAGGAAGTGGCTCAGCGTATCGCGCACGAGATCAAGAATCCGCTGACGCCGATCCAACTGTCCGCCCAGCGCCTGCGGAAGAAATTCGACGAGAAGGCGCTTGACTTCAATAATGTCTTTGAGGAGTCCACGAGCGTGATCATCAGCGAAGTCGGGGCACTGAAGCAGATGGTAGACGAGTTTTCAAAGTACGCGCGGATGCCCGTGCCGCAGATGGCGCGGCAGTCGCTGCACGACGTGGTCCGCGAGGTGGTGGCACTCTATCGCGCAGCCCACCGGGGCGTGCAGTTCCAGACGGAGTTGGACGAAGAGCTGCCCCACATAAATTTTGACCGCGAGCAGATCAAGCGTGTGTTCCTCAACCTGCTCGACAACGCCGCACAGGCAATGGAGCAGAAGGGCCACGTGACGATCACGACCAAACACGACGTGAAGCGGCGGCGTGCCGTTGTGACCGTGGCGGACGACGGGCCGGGCGTGAATCCAGAAGATCAGGACAAGCTATTTCTGCCGTACTTCACGCGGAAGCGGACGGGCACAGGCCTTGGACTAGCCATCGTCCAGCGCATCATCACCGACCACGAAGGGCAGATCCGCGCCGGCCGCAACGAGCCGCGGGGCGCGGTGTTTACATTTGAATTACCGACCTAAGGAGCAATGGTTGATGACCGATGGCTTATGGCCGATGAAAGGCCCCGCGTACATGAACCATTATCCATTACCCATCATTCGTTGAGAGGTTGAGCAATCATGGCAGAATCGATTTTGATCGTGGACGACGAACCGGCGATCCTAACCGCACTGAGCAAGATCCTGGAGGATGAGGGCTATCACATCGCCACGGCCAAAAGCGGACAGGAGGCCTTGACGGCGCTGGCCAACGATCCGCCCGACCTCATGATGCTCGACATCTGGATGCCTGAATTAGACGGCATCGAGACGCTCAAGCGCTCGCGCGAGCAGGTGCCGCAGGTGCAGGTGCTCATGATGTCCGGGCACGGCAACATCGAAACGGCGGTCAAGGCCATCAAGCTTGGCGCGTACGACTTTATCGAGAAGCCGCTCTCACTTGAAAACGTCATGCTGCGTGTCCGGCACGCGCTCGACCAGCGCCGCCTTCAAGAAGAAAACAAAACACTCCGCTACAAAGTCGAGCGGCAGTTCGAGCTGATCGGTACCTCGCCGGCCATGCAGCAGCTGCGGGCGCTCATC includes these proteins:
- a CDS encoding HAMP domain-containing protein, coding for MGDRRRGSQVLMPGLFDLPVEQKDASVHSDRLSLTQPGDYTVDRDRRRSHWTPIGIVSLLLVPCLALTYYYAQYTVPGVGESEGLLPDASTAFVLLLFNLDLIGLVILSLLLSRNLIKAYFERRHKLVGSGFRAKLVAAFIGFALIPTVLLAIVASGLVTKAMDVWFNEQIEQVLKDSEDLARIQHEGRVNLAINHARAISREIYREEWMKRDYRDLLVAGMARKRAEHNLAGVEVYSAKQELLTKAADPHVAPAVLELPIGQLVLQVISAGQEMTSVQEAQSGRLVRAGVPIASNAKQGELDGVVVVDAYVPESLLAKMESISTQYTEYRQIKAMQTPIKVAAYLFVAVITVMILFGATWFGFYVARGITVPIQRLAEATEAIAHGDLNVRIKVKATDEIGTLVESFNRMTDDLRSSKTKLEEVNVSLRQSNTELDRRRAYTEAVLATVAAGVLSIDRNGAITTVNPSAERILGVWGDRLKGRSVSETFKELKLDLFQTAYDRILTNALDTLTAEGAVEVQGKSMTTVLNLSRMRDEAGNDLGFVLVFEDLTELMKAQKVATWKEVAQRIAHEIKNPLTPIQLSAQRLRKKFDEKALDFNNVFEESTSVIISEVGALKQMVDEFSKYARMPVPQMARQSLHDVVREVVALYRAAHRGVQFQTELDEELPHINFDREQIKRVFLNLLDNAAQAMEQKGHVTITTKHDVKRRRAVVTVADDGPGVNPEDQDKLFLPYFTRKRTGTGLGLAIVQRIITDHEGQIRAGRNEPRGAVFTFELPT
- the mazG gene encoding nucleoside triphosphate pyrophosphohydrolase; this translates as MSDRFNELVRLMAALRAPDGCPWDRKQTHDSLKPYLLEETYEVLETIDQQDEPKLREELGDILLQVLFHAQIAAERKTFTINDVMQVLADKLVRRHPHVFDKKKDDALTPDQVYSNWEQIKRNERKESGRAESALDGVPKTLPALLRAFQTQARASRVGFDWPQNGDGVHQVMDKVKEEIVELTDAYGLRERGTTPTATAQRHLEDEMGDVLFSLVNLARFLKVNPEDALRRATDRFADRFHYIEAEAARQSRPLDSMTLTEMDALWEQAKKKLSSRPA
- a CDS encoding DUF1844 domain-containing protein → MASEPPDAGQAHEHHHPPVTFSTFVFSLSTSALMLMGEQLDPRQGKMPVNLPQVKEIIDILTVLEAKTKGNLDQDEQAMLTDMLYALRMKYVDLASGKKSPSVS